In one window of Temnothorax longispinosus isolate EJ_2023e chromosome 9, Tlon_JGU_v1, whole genome shotgun sequence DNA:
- the LOC139819067 gene encoding fatty acid synthase-like produces MVINIDVADEAFIYLMGHVVDNKILFPAMGYLFCLWEMMASLNKQECTNVPIVFEDVNFIRATVLSQQNEIELTFSIQRGTNRFEITEGDNVVVTGILQIPTNIENKKISANLAEYADDEEEMNTKDIYKELRLRGYQYTGVFRGLQSASVSGSNGHIAWTSNWVAFMDSMLQMMILGQNSRNLLVPTRIRKLTIDPKYHIQLIQDYPIEDRQFSVRHYKSLDVIISGGIEICGIVATPILRRQKAVNAVLEEYKFVAHRDLETMSLQDTIRMSTHIALECCNMINVKIIEFVDDSDKVAPEDLNSLLVSKILNDLPQIQHHTKLVMTHEKFPNISLPNDVSTMEITKLSKNENCLMIIGFDILTKNSKKLYEQLLPLLMPQGFILTLEKSGAVCDYSCLKTYELDVILEKQINKKTLLLLRKMRSIAKNQRIVHVNNYEFTWVDELKSIMSVQNETGDTEIILVSEGDFECGLLGFINCLRKEPGGEIIKSVFIQDNKAPAFSLQEPLYMKQLQLDLPINVLRFGNVWGSYRHFPLPSLKPKLVPSAHVKQMVQGDLSTICWAQSRMSHMNYEDLVDVIYTSINFKDIMVTTGRLNPETSAPFELGNDCFIDLEFVGFNTDRQRIMGLCSHGGMTNTVVADKYLSWIIPDKWTMEDVATIPCVYSTCYYALYIKGKMKKGDKILIHSGTGGVGQAAIHLALHEGCEIFTTVGTVEKRQFIRETFPSISEDNIGNSRDTSFEQMIMQRTGGRGVDIVLNSLAEEKLQASIRCLANGGRFLEIGKFDMVSNNSLDISIFSKGVSFYGILLDKLFYSNAEQKSRLWKTITEGLKNGAIKPLGRRVFERNEIEAAFRYMAAGKHIGKVHLFLNIFHKEEEPLDAPLLAHPQYHCLNYKCYVILGGLGGFGLELADWLTLRGAKNLVLTSRTGIKTGYQQSRVKLWRSYGVDVQIVTIDDNLNHKDCESLLKFAEERAPVDAIFNLAVVLKDCTFQNQLPQMFEDSFKSKAWLTKKMDELSRTICPQLRHFVVFSSVSCGRGNAGQTNYGMANSVMERICEKRMEEGLHGLAIQWGAVGDVGLVADMQEENKELVIGGTLQQRISSCLDTLEIFLLQDRPVVSSMVVAEKEKIGGSMNVSETIAHIMGLRNINAVPPNVPLAEMGMDSMMAVEIKQTLEREFDIFLTAQDIRTLNFAKFRQMTITTEQGKTHNTNKINEDFNMLFRRMKDSDFVPDILVELATKKEIGKSNVFLLPGIEGLSSVYKSIASEIKSSATCLQHGLLNIPDENHSVMKSAAYLLPHLLKKMKDQKEFLIVGYSFGSLIAIELVRLLEANDFSGRLILIDGAPDQMKLWTNQYLDSTSPEELQNMILLGLLEMYTTINKKTVSKL; encoded by the exons ATGGTTATCAATATTGATGTAGCTGATGAGgcattcatatatttaatggGCCATGTCGtagataacaaaattttatttccggcTATGGGATATCTTTTTTGTCTCTGGGAGATGATGGCATCGTTGAATAAACAAGAGTGTACCAATGTACCAATCGTATTTGAAgacgttaattttattcgtgcTACAGTACTATCACAACAAAATGAGATTGAATTAACTTTTTCGATTCAAAGAg GTACCAACAGGTTTGAAATAACCGAAGGAGATAACGTTGTTGTTACTGGAATATTACAAATTCCAactaatattgaaaataaaaaaatatctgctaATCTTGCTGAATATGCTGATGATGAAGAAGAAATgaatacaaaagacatttacAAGGAATTAAGGCTTCGTGGTTATCAATACACCGGCGTATTTCGTGGATTACAAAGTGCATCGGTTTCGGGATCAAACGGCCATATCGCATGGACATCTAATTGGGTGGCATTTATGGACAGTATGTTACAGATGATGATATTAGGACAGAATTCAAGAAACCTTTTAGTTCCAACAAGAATTCGCAAACTGACTATTGATCCGAAATATCACATACAGTTAATTCAAGATTACCCAATTGAAGATAGAC AATTCTCTGTTCGTCATTACAAATCTTTAGACGTTATAATATCTGGAGGAATAGAAATTTGTGGCATTGTGGCTACACCTATACTTCGCCGACAAAAAGCAGTCAATGCCGTTCTTGAAGAATACAAATTTGTTGCTCATCGTGATTTAGAAACTATGTCGTTACAAGATACAATAAGAATGTCGACGCACATTGCACTCGAGTGTTGCAATatgataaatgttaaaattatcgaatttgTCGATGATAGTGACAAAGTGGCACCAGAAGATTTAAATTCTCTACttgttagtaaaattttaaacgatTTGCCGCAGATTCAACATCACACCAAACTCGTGATGACACACGAAAAATTCCCAAATATCTCTTTGCCCAACGATGTTTCTACCATGGAGATTACCAAGTTATCGAAAAACGAGAATTGTTTGATGATCATTGGTTTCgatattttgacaaaaaatagcAAGAAATTATATGAACAGTTATTGCCTTTATTAATGCCGCAAGGTTTTATACTAACTCTGGAAAAATCTGGTGCGGTTTGCGATTATTCATGTCTGAAAACATATGAGTTGGATGTCATACTggagaaacaaataaataaaaagacgcTTTTACTGTTAAGAAAAATGCGAAGTATTGCAAAAAACCAGCGGATTGTACATGTGAACAATTATGAGTTTACGTGGGTAGATGAACTAAAGTCAATCATGAGTGTGCAAAACGAGACTGGAGATACGGAGATAATACTCGTCTCGGAAGGAGACTTCGAATGCGGACTACTcggttttattaattgtttgcgAAAAGAACCAGGGggcgaaataattaaaagcgtATTTATTCAAGATAACAAAGCGCCCGCTTTTTCTTTGCAAGAACCATTGTACATGAAACAGTTGCAGTTGGATCTACCTATCAATGTTTTACGTTTCGGTAACGTTTGGGGATCCTACAGGCATTTTCCATTACCATCGTTGAAACCAAAACTCGTACCGAGTGCTCACGTTAAACAGATG GTACAAGGAGATCTGAGTACTATCTGCTGGGCACAGAGCAGAATGTCTCACATGAATTATGAAGACCTCGTTGATGTAATTTATacatctattaattttaaagatattatggTAACCACTGGTAGACTTAACCCTGAAACTAGCGCACCGTTCGAACTCGGTAACGATTGTTTCATTGACTTGGAATTTGTTGGTTTCAATACGGATAGGCAGAGAATAATGGGATTATGTTCACATGG aGGAATGACAAATACTGTCGTCGCTGATAAATATCTTAGTTGGATTATACCTGACAAATGGACAATGGAAGACGTAGCAACGATTCCATGCGTGTACAGCACGTGCTACTATGCTTTATACATAAAgggtaaaatgaaaaaaggagACAAAATCTTGATCCATTCGGGTACTGGAGGTGTTGGTCAAGCTGCCATTCATCTTGCGCTTCACGAAGGttgtgaaatttttacgaCAGTTGGAACTGTCGAGAAACGGCAATTTATAAGAGAAACGTTTCCCTCTATCTCTGAAGATAATATCGGAAACTCTCGAGATACAAGCTTTGAACAAATGATTATGCAGCGTACAGGAGGTCGTGGGGTGGATATCGTATTGAATTCCTTAGCCGAAGAGAAATTGCAAGCATCTATTCGCTGTTTAGCAAATGGTGGCCGTTTTCtggaaattggaaaatttgatATGGTGTCCAATAATTCCTTGGATATATCTATCTTTTCTAAAGGTGTCAGTTTTTACggtattttattagataaattattctattcaAACGCAGAACAAAAGTCAAGGTTGTGGAAAACAATAACAGAAGGTTTAAAAAACGGTGCAATTAAACCACTGGGCAGAAGAGTCTttgaaagaaatgaaatagaaGCTGCCTTTAGATATATGGCTGCTGGAAAACATATCGGCAAGGTACacttatttcttaatatat TTCATAAAGAGGAAGAGCCTTTGGATGCTCCACTACTCGCTCATCCACAATATCATTGTCTGAATTATAAATGCTACGTTATTTTGGGTGGACTAGGCGGTTTTGGTTTAGAGCTAGCAGATTGGTTGACTCTTCGAGGTGCAAAAAATCTGGTTTTGACATCACGAACCGGGATTAAAACAGGTTATCAGCAATCAAGAGTAAAGTTATGGCGATCTTACGGTGTGGATGTACAGATCGTTACAATCGATGATAATCTGAATCACAAAGACTGTGaatctttattgaaatttgcTGAGGAAAGAGCACCAGTAGACGctatatttaatcttgcagTTGTTTTAAAAGATTGTACGTTCCAAAATCAATTACCACAAATGTTCGAGGATTCATTCAAATCAAAAGCATGGCTGACGAAGAAAATGGATGAATTGTCGAGAACGATATGTCCACAACTTCGACATTTTGTCGTTTTTTCCTCCGTCTCATGTGGAAGAGGAAATGCAGGCCAAACGAATTATGGAATGGCTAATTCCGTAATGGAGAGAATCTGTGAGAAGAGGATGGAAGAAGGATTACACGGTTTAGCGATACAATGGGGTGCTGTTGGTGATGTCGGACTCGTGGCAGATatgcaagaagaaaataaggaaTTGGTTATTGGAGGTACATTGCAACAACGAATATCTTCCTGTTTGGATACATTAGAAATATTCCTACTGCAAGACCGCCCTGTCGTAAGCAGTATGGTTGttgctgaaaaagaaaaaattggcGGATCAATGAATGTTTCTGAAACGATTGCTCATATCATGG gACTGAGGAACATAAACGCAGTGCCACCCAATGTGCCATTGGCCGAAATGGGTATGGATTCGATGATGGCAGTAGAAATTAAGCAAACATTGGAAAGagaatttgatattttcttgacAGCGCAAGACATTAGAACACtaaattttgctaaatttaGACAAATGACAATTACAACCGAGCAAGGAAAGACACataatacaaacaaaattaatgaagATTTTAACATGCTGTTTCGAAGAATGAAGGATTCAGATTTTGTTCCAGATATTCTTGTAGAACTTGCTACAAAAAAGGAGATTGGTAAGAGCAATGTTTTTCTCTTACCAGGAATCGAAGGATTATCAAGTGTATATAAGTCTATAGCATCAGAAATCAAATCTTCGGCAACGTGTTTGCAACATGGTCTACTTAATATTCCTGACGAAAATCATTCAGTGATGAAGTCAGCCGCTTATTTGCTGCCT cacttattgaaaaaaatgaaagatcaAAAAGAATTTCTAATAGTGGGTTATTCGTTCGGATCCTTAATTGCCATCGAATTAGTAAGAttattagaagctaatgaTTTCTCAGGACGACTAATACTAATAGATGGAGCTCCTGACCAAATGAAACTTTGGACTAATCAATATTTGGACAGTACTTCGCCAGAAGAGTTACAAAACATGATCTTACTTGGTTTATTAGAAATGTACACTACAATTAACAAGAAAACGgttagtaaattataa